One stretch of Thalassophryne amazonica chromosome 17, fThaAma1.1, whole genome shotgun sequence DNA includes these proteins:
- the LOC117530047 gene encoding ankyrin repeat domain-containing protein 7-like — MDRLKKALKLPKLPIGAKRKSINASKITESVFYGKVEDVKKLAQEYAHEKDTFNRIALHCACQHGKVAVVRFLVENKADLNACDDYNRSALMKAVEHQRESCVRILLGSGADINHVDSDGRTALHLAVAKKSMRIVELLIKKKADIHAKDKNGHTPLVLAVLDGQYEVVEYLIKKGADVDVRDQQLR, encoded by the exons ATGGACAGATTGAAAAAAGCACTGAAATTGCCAAAGCTTCCCATTGGAGCCAAAAGGAAGAGCATCAACGCGAGCAAAATCACTGAATCTGTGTTCTATGGAAAGGTGGAGGACGTGAAGAAGCTCGCACAAGAATATGCTCATGAGAAGgacacatttaacag AATAGCACTTCATTGTGCCTGTCAACATGGAAAAGTTGCCGTGGTTCGGTTTCTGGTGGAAAACAAAGCCGACCTCAATGCTTGTGACGACTATAATCGGAGTGCCCTCATGAAG GCAGTCGAGCACCAGAGGGAGTCCTGTGTCAGGATACTACTGGGCAGTGGTGCTGACATAAACCACGTGGACAGTGATGGTCGAACTGCTCTGCATTTAGCAGTGGCAAAGAAAAGCATGCGAATTGTTGAGCTGTTGATTAAGAAAAAGGCTGACATCCATGCAAAAGACAAG AATGGTCATACGcctctggttctggctgttctcGATGGTCAATATGAGGTGGTCGAGTATCTCATCAAAAAGGGTGCTGACGTTGATGTTAGGGACCAGCAGCTAAGGTAA